A DNA window from Paenibacillus andongensis contains the following coding sequences:
- a CDS encoding MFS transporter has product MAFSWKRNLITLWIGVFFCGMAYTISVPFLPIFLHTELGIDKGLEAWSGITFGITFLASALIAPYWGSLADKYGRKPMLIRSGFSLSVLYFATFFVHDPYLFLVVRILQGLLAGFVPASIALVATNTPEKEVGYALGVMSTAGAAGSVIGPLVGGFVSHWVGNRESFLVSGCVVLVAAFIGLFGAKETNFNRSAARSGVIDDLKSAAHNRPFMMILGVTMLVATSVMIVEPLLTIYVLQMGGSQSSASLSSGIIFSAVGIATVIAAPRWGKLGQKITYSKTLFIGLIGGGIGNLLQLGTHHLLAFGILRFSYGLFFAAVYPALNALIVKFTDSSFRGRAFSLNQSATQLGTMSGPIIGGFLGGWIGIPLVFAINGLALICVAIFFKYRGPKVAAVPSSSSE; this is encoded by the coding sequence ATGGCATTTTCCTGGAAACGTAATCTTATCACATTATGGATCGGTGTATTTTTCTGCGGCATGGCGTATACGATTTCTGTTCCTTTCTTACCCATCTTTCTGCACACGGAGCTCGGCATTGATAAAGGACTGGAAGCATGGTCAGGCATTACGTTTGGTATTACCTTTTTGGCTAGCGCTTTAATCGCACCTTATTGGGGCTCTTTGGCGGACAAGTATGGCCGTAAACCGATGTTGATTCGCTCAGGCTTCAGCCTAAGCGTTCTTTATTTTGCGACCTTTTTTGTCCATGATCCTTACTTATTTCTGGTCGTTCGGATTCTTCAGGGATTGCTTGCCGGTTTTGTTCCTGCTTCCATTGCCTTAGTAGCCACGAACACGCCTGAAAAAGAAGTTGGTTATGCGCTTGGGGTGATGTCAACGGCAGGCGCCGCAGGTAGTGTCATCGGTCCACTGGTAGGCGGTTTCGTCAGTCACTGGGTGGGTAACCGAGAATCGTTCTTAGTCTCAGGGTGTGTCGTCTTAGTCGCAGCCTTTATTGGGCTGTTTGGGGCGAAGGAAACGAACTTTAATCGCTCGGCTGCGCGCTCAGGCGTTATAGATGATTTGAAGTCGGCTGCTCATAATCGCCCTTTCATGATGATACTAGGAGTCACCATGTTGGTAGCAACTTCGGTTATGATTGTCGAGCCGCTGCTTACCATCTATGTGCTGCAAATGGGCGGCAGCCAAAGCTCAGCTTCGCTCAGTTCAGGCATTATTTTCTCTGCGGTGGGCATTGCAACCGTCATTGCAGCACCGAGATGGGGGAAACTCGGACAGAAAATCACCTACTCCAAAACACTGTTCATCGGCCTAATTGGCGGAGGAATAGGGAATCTGCTTCAGTTGGGCACTCATCACCTATTGGCCTTTGGCATTCTGAGGTTTAGCTATGGGTTGTTCTTTGCTGCCGTCTACCCGGCGTTAAATGCGCTCATCGTGAAATTTACGGATTCCAGCTTTAGAGGCCGAGCGTTTAGTTTAAATCAATCCGCTACACAGCTTGGAACTATGAGTGGTCCGATTATCGGAGGCTTTTTGGGTGGCTGGATCGGGATTCCGCTCGTTTTTGCCATCAATGGCTTAGCGCTTATCTGTGTGGCCATTTTCTTTAAATATCGCGGTCCCAAAGTGGCGGCCGTCCCATCATCTTCATCAGAGTAA